ATAAATCCAAAATTGCGGGTCAACCTTTCCAGAGCCTGATTCCACTTACCCACCGCCAACAACATATCGTTTCCACAACTCCTTTTCCttcccttatttttttttcttcaattctaTTATAAAAAGACCTTCTGGGTTTTCAGTTGCAGAACCATCCACAACAAcaaatttctgaattttccTCAGCTTTCCTGAAATCCATACACCCAGAGATGGCGTCTCAGGTACCTCGCTCAGCTTTTCTCCTTTACTTTCATACCAATATgttatttgggttttcttctgcttgtttcaatttcatatctGGGTTGGGATTTTTGGTGCTTGATGTCTGTTCAGGTCCCTCTTAAGTCAAATTTAATTGAGATTGTACAGAAATTTGTTGAAACATATTGTTgggtttaatttaaaattttactctctctctgtttacAATTAGTATTTTCAGCTTGTGTAGAGAATGTTATGTCGGTGGGTTATACAAAAACTTTttgaaccaaaattttgggattgtgCAACAAATATTTCTCAGTTTTTCGTAAGGAATATGATGCTTGAAGCTTGAAGCTTGTCCAGGCTACaatgattttgaagtttttcttttgcttattGAATTTTGTCACTGAGTTACGTTTTATTCTGACCAAAAGCAATTGAAGAAACACAGGTATTTGGTTCAATGGTCGCTTGGTTTTGTAGGAATTGTTTGATTTAATGATATATAAAGGAACATTTGGTCCACTTGAAAGCGTTCTGCATCTTCAAGATGGTctcaatttgttttattttgttttgggatgGGATGTGATTTTCGAATTAACTACATAAattgagagaaagaaaagaaactatgTCTTGAGTTGGAGGATATCTCCAAAAGTGTTTGGAGAGTTTGTAATTTTCATTAGAATGCCAATATATGTTAGCATAAGTTTGATACTGTAAAGTGGGCATCTGTtggttatttgttttctctACTATCAGTAATTAAATCCcggatttgtttttgttgcagACTACTGTCCTCAAGGTTGGTATGTCATGCCAAGGCTGTGTTGGTGCTGTGAAAAGGGTTCTTGGAAAACTTGAAGGTTTGTTGACAGCTCTTTCATTTATGCAGTTCCATTGtcttgctcttcttcttctctgagaCTTTGCTTCTTTAAGTGTTTGTAATATATCATAAGAATAGTATTTGAACAATGCTAAATACACTACTGATGATTTccttatttgtatttgtatttgccTGCCTAGACTCACATTGACTTAACCCGTTTTTACAATTACTTCTATATTGCAATTGAGTACGAAATCGTGTGCATgaatgtgaattttattttgcaaCGCTACTATCTTGTGAAAGTTTGCTATATCTTTGTGGTGTATGTTGAAGCTGAACCTCTGTACACTGGTTATCACTTCGGTGTCCCAAAAAACacatagaaagaaagaaataggtCATTGTTCTTACATTTGACAGCCGGGTGTATGCATCACCTTCAGTTGAGAGACCATGAAAATGTTCCTGTTCACTACGTGGTTTAGTGCTTTGAATCGTGTACCAATTCCCTTATTAACACTCATTTTAAAAAGTTGAGGTAGAGATATTGCTCTCCACCTGGATTTAGGTTTTAGATAAGCAGTAGGGCCCTTGGAACCAAGAAAAGTAAGAAATTGCAGAGGAATATAGGCACCACCTATATTATGTACTCCAAAAATCAATGATTTAGTTAGTGCGTATTTGGAATCTTGCTATTTATCAGTTTTCTAGCTGTTACCAAAATGTAGAGTCCATACtttgttgatttcatattaTCTTGATAATGACGGGACATGTTCTTTCTTATTATCTTCAGGTGTAGAATCATATGACATTGATTTCGACGCACAGAAAGTGACGGTGAAAAGCAATTTACCACCCGAGACAGTCCTGCAAACCGTTTCCAAAACTGGCAAGAAGACTGCCTATTGGGAAGCAGAAGCACCAGCAGAGCCCGAAGCAAAGCCTGCAGAAGCTGTGGCTGCTGCTTAGTCTTTCCCTGTTTAATGTGGTTGTAGTCATTGAATATGTCCAAGAGTAATGAACTTGGTATGGTGTCCTGTAAACTATCTAGTGCTCATTCAGCTTTTGCTTGTTTGTAAGCGACAATGTCTCTCTGAACTAGTTGTGTGACTTTctgtataaataaattgagGAGAGACATTGTGTTGTGTCGTGCCTTCTTCCAGATCCTTTTTTTTAGCTTCGTTTTTCATTGAAGTACTAATGCTTGCgacatttttttgttaagaaaaaccTTAAATACATGAGGAAAAGGCATCAGGGCAAGGCATTATGCTTATTAGAACAAGTCCTATCAACAATACAAGCGTTTTGCAAGACATGGTCAACATTTGAATACAAGAATTgctcaaaaagaaaataagggctcgtttgggagtgcttcTTCCCGGAGCACTTATGCTAGTAGCGCTTATGCAAAGAAGTAGTTTTTCGTTTGGATGTTACATTTAAAAGTGCTTTTACACTACATAAAAGcgcttttgatattttgttgaatgtttagttttctttgtaTGGATATCCTTCTCCTCATTGTCTTTCTCTCTAGATATAAAATCAttcattttcattcattttattatattgtatTGTATCTATGGCCATGTGACATTGCAGCAAAGATTTTCTACGAACCCAACACACAGTTGGGCTTACTTCTTCTGCTTCAAACTCAGAAGCCGATAACATTCCATATAAAATAGCAATCAACGTAAGCTAATCCATCTCTTGTTACGTTTGTTCATtctggttcttcattgtttttcTTGGAAAGATTTTGTCTTTCTTACATTGTTCTATGTTCTGGTTGTCAAAGACTAATCTTGATATatccttttattttgggtttctgTAAGAGAGAGATTTAGGCTCAGAACAATGCCGTTGAATATAGTACATGATGGTAATGGATTGCCTTGAATCATACTCACGGAGCCAACTGGGTCTTCAGGAGAGGTTGGTTGGTTTCAATCAATTACTATGTTCTCTCTGTTTTGCTGCCCCTGCACTTGTAATTTTCCTTGTTCATTTTGGCAGATTATAGATATGACGGCctaaagttgaaatttttatcaTTGGTCCATGATATAGATATAAAGAGGGTGTCAAATTAATGAATACGAGTATTTTAATTGGGGTGTTTGTCAGATATTctcagttttttaaaaaaaaaggggaaaaaaaaagaaaagaaagaaagggtattttggcatttaaaaaaaattaaatatgggTATTTTTGGCATTTTAAAAGTTTCATTAAAGGGAGCCAAGTGCTTCCCTTGTTTTTGTCCTACAGCGCTTTTAAGAAGAAGCACCTCTCAAGTGGTTCTTCCAAAACCACTCCAAGTGCTTTTGGATCTCACCCAAAGCgcttttgcaatttttgccaaacactatttttaaaagacaGAAGTGCTTTCACCCATTTAGAAGCACTTTTCGCTGCTCCAAAAGCACTCCCAAATGAGCCCTAAGTCTAGTGTTGAAACTCTCTTCTTTGCTCTATTTTAAGCTGCTCTCGGCTCGTTTGTCAAGTCCCATGACATAGGAGCTCAACCAAATATTCATAGGAAATGAAGTTGATTTTTACTCAAAATGTGGGCTTCTAGGAATCTTATTGAACCAATAGATTTTAGCCCAATTGAAATAggtcttgacttgcagacaAGTGATCTCAAGTTCGAACTGTCATGTGGCATTGGTAGTGTATGTGAGAAAAAATTCTATAATGTGGCTGCCATATACGGacctgctaaaatatgaatatcatCCAGCATGATATAAGTTGTGTAGATAAAGACTCAGAGATAGACCTATGCACATGCTAACCTAGGCTATAGCCCAGGTGATTTGATCTTTTATAGCCCAACGATAATACCCAGCCCACCCAAGTGCACCCCTCACACCCCCACTAAGGAGCTGCTTCACTCTCTTCATCGCAACTACTATATCTACTCGCTCATCGGCGCCCATGCACTCAACCACCCTTTGCCCATCCCAAggttggtttttaaaaagtaatacTCACACTCATTTAAGCTACTTAAGCATGATTCGATACTGTTAGTGCAATTAATACCaatggaaattttttgaaaattaataccaacatcaatttttttcctttttctaaagtttttgtactattcaattttccatataaaacccacatatttcttcaaaattttcacacCACCAAAATCATTTACCACTCTTTAATTTTGCTTAATCTTTTACtgacaaaattatttattaattccttctatattttttattattattaatctcTCAGCATCATTGTGactatattatttattaatttatgtgtgagaaacctcCTCCCcctttagactatcacttgtacatatatatatatatatatatatatttttaaactaacggcttttttcttgtagtttaatgttgtttttatttaaggtTGTACTCTATGCATTTTGAGGGGCTCATTATGTTCCCCTATGTAGTTTTTGTTGTCAATAAAATTCACTCGTACTGTTTAGTAATCTATCTTTTTAATAGGTTTGTATGTAAGGTAAATTTATCCCACCCATTTTGAAATCTTGGGCCTGTTCTAAATAAAGAAGTTACTTTAAATTTACCTAGTGATACAATTATAGAGCAACTTAGAAAGTCTAAATATAGCCAAATTCACATAGGAACCATAATGATAGGCATCGCACATTAACTAGAGCACAAGTACTCACTAAAGCATTAGTATACATAAATGACGATAGATGGGATAACCATTTACAAGCAGCCATAGCAACAACAGAAGTAGACCTTAGCACAAACATAGCAGTCATAGGTTGTATCCCTAATTATGTCAATAATATTAAAGAATTTAGTAAATACATCAAAGTAAGCATaagaaccaaaaaattataatatgaaaggagaaatttaaatattagtcTCATGTAAGTAGGAAAAGTTTCAAATAGATTTAATCATAAATCTAATATTCAACTCCATAATTAATACAGACTTTTGGAAGCAAACATGTTAGCATAACAGAAGCTAAACCGGTAGACAATAGTTTCTTTGAAGAAACCGAATGGACACTACCTAATTTACAAGCAGCAAGAAATAGGCAACTAGATAAAGCACAAATAGTTGAAAATCATCTAGGAAAAGCAACAGTTATGTAACATCCCCACCCTAATTTAAGTATTCGTttaatttaactaatttaataaattatgaaattacaattttgcccttagAGATAGGGttattttggtcacttttaATCAAAAGGGTTTTGGGAAATGAATGGCATCATGACGTAGATCGCATCGAGAGGAGATCGTAGAcatgtagtgggctcaaatcggagttggAACGAAAACGTTACGATCAACGGAAGCATAATGGCATAACTATAAATATTTCgaattcatttttaaaaatctgattccctttcttctctctctctccccagtTTTCCCTTCGCACACGACAACCTCTCTACTTTCGTTATAGCCAACGACTTTTGAGGCCACCGCCGCCACCTCCACCTCCGACCATAAGGCCAGTACCAAAAGAACCGCCTCCACCTCCTCTCTCCATCCCGCCCCGCCCTAGCCACTGGAGCAGTTCGATATTGTCGGCAAAGTACGAAAATTCGGCCGATTTTGACCCAAAACTTTCACATCTCGTTCCGGCGATTCCATCCACCAATTTCTTCGATCCAGGTATGCTTTTTCATCCTCTCAAtgtgttctagctgatggttgggttgaTTAGGATCAATTTCTGCGTTTTAGAACTCGTTTTATCGCTTAAAATTTGGCCGATTTTCGGCTTGTGTTTCTGGCAAGTTCTGGTCACTTTTTGGCCATGGTGAACAAAAGTTGATCCACTCATTGTCCTGATTATGTAGGTATAGGTCTTGACCAGcggtttggagatttttcGATTGCTAGAATTTACTTTAAACACCCACGCGCTGTTGCCACGTGTGGCAGCACGTGGGCACTGTTTGGGTGACCCATTAGGTCCTAAAATGATCTCCATGTCGTCCCGAGCACGACGATATgttcggatttgaatttggttatcatTTGACTGTCGATCAGATTATGCATATTAGAAATTATCTAGGTTcaatatgttcggaccgttggatcgactccattttcatatatgttgatctaggcacctctaggatcgtgtaggaatttgcGGATCATGATTAAGAGCCCCAGATACTTCGGTTCAATAATTCGAAGATTAGGTCAAACGATAACTttccgatcgtgcgatcgaGAGCAATCCAACCGTTCGattcggaccaaacttgcaggacatgtATAATAAACCTTATTGAACTCATAGGAACTTTTGGATCAAAaatcggaggtcgtgggccaCGTGGGCCCaattgaccaagttttggcaGTTTGACCCATCGGTTTACCGTGAGTCTTCCAAGGTAGTTTCACCCTTTGATGAGTACTAGAACGACCTTATTAACGAGTCTTGAATGTTATTTGAGTTATGTTGATTATGTTGGGATTATGAGGTTGTTTTATAGTATCGTATGAAATTCTTGGATATTAGTTTGATAATTGAAGTTATGGAATAGATGAGCATGGGATACTTGATTGATAGGTTGTGAAAAAGTGAGTCTTGGGTCTCGGCTATGATTATTAGTAAATAAGTGGACGTTTGTTTTTAAGTGTTCTTCGTTCTTCTATTAAGGAATTTCTTGCATAATaagttttatttgaaaattgatttaatatgggttaaTGAGGATATGGGATCTCTAAAGGTTATTatttatcattaattaatattattatgattattattaaagtATATGGATTGGATGATATCGGGTTATTTACGAAAGtctattgttttaattgtgaaatatagtattttatgGAAATTAAGTGTAAACAAGTTTTGATTagtatttgaattatttttaggTCTTTATGGAATATATGTTTGAGAGTTTATTTTGTATActatgaataaatatttggaaaaattgaattaagaaAGGGAACATTatgtttataatatttatataaatgttATAAACCTTACCATCATATGTACCTTCCTTGGTCACTATAcctatacgtggcgttggattttccgGCTTGTAGGCTTCCTTGATTACTGATTCTGGAATTGATGGATACTTGGAAAACTATGGATAGGGTTTGGGTATGTCAGAACCTGGGCACCCTTGACGGGATGTTACCATAGACTCTTAGCGAGGTAGTCTGCGCGCATAGGACTTGTCACAGGCACACTAGTATTAAGGATTTTGTTGTGCGTGCTGGTGAGCCTAGTCTCTGGGTTGGACGGCTCGTCCCTGGCCACATGGTTGTTCAGGATTCCTCCGTGTGGTTCAGCCAAACGATTCCCGCTTTGGATTGTTTTCTCTGGTGCATGATGTGTATTATCATATGTACCTCCCTTTGGATACTAATACTTGGAAACAGTGAACATGGATAATTGGATACATGGAAATGGATAGCTAGGTAGTCTGCGTGCGTAGGACTTGTCATAGGCGCAcgagtattgaggattctaTTGTGCCTACTAATTAATTGTGCTATTTGTTTAAGTTCTTTGACTGATCACCTTAGGGCTTTTGCATCTAGTAAATTGGACGATGAATTTGAGGCAGGACTCGCAGTATAATTCAAttagcttcttgtgattaagtGTGGTGAATTACATTATTGCTTGACGAAGAATAATGGTTTGCTTGGTTCTCTCGTTTTCTAGAACTTAATGAATCCAACTTATTAAATTTATGCCTTAACCAGGATAGATTGCAAGGTTGGATATAAGATCTTTGTATGAACTAGAAAAGAATCTTACACTTAAGGAAAACTATGGTATGAGTACCTGAAAATGACTTAGATATGGGAATTATCATCTAAAGAATCGAAAGAATCTGTTGAATGCATTGAAATCTAACTTGGATTGCTTGTGGTTGATTCCGAAACCCTAGACCTATATCATTCTTTTTCAATCTTTAAAAGTCAAcgttttaattcttaattgccttgattaatttcttatttgtttcatAAACCTTCACAACAACAATCTCTACAAATTTACTTGTGTATCAGTTAGATTTAATTTAGGTATTCGAATATTAGATTAATTTGGAATCCTCGTGGGAACGATACTTGGACTTGTCAAATGTTATACTACATCATTCTTGTGCACTTGCAAGGATAGACCAGATGGCTCGTCCCTGGCCATATGGTTGTTAAGGAGTCCTCCATGTGGTCTAGTCAAGTGATCCCCAGATTGGATTGTCTTCCCCTGGTACATGATGATAGTGTGagatttgatatatatatattttttcgtttttggtTGAGATTCTTGAAGTTGTGCTTCGTGAGTACTCTACATAGGTATGAATGTTAAAATCTTATGAGAGGAATGATTGTGAGTACTTGGACTGCATGAGATTATAGATATGTGAAGTTTTCAGAGAAATGCTTGGGGTGTATATGTGAACTATCTTGGTATCAATCGTCATGGTTTTTCTATTGTGCATGCTGTTAGTTAGGAGATTTTACATTGTGATATTTACAGGTGAAAAATTTGGTAAATGTCCGTTtttcaggggagactctgctgAAATTTGGGCAGAAAGTCTCGTCCCTCTTTTCCTTGATTTGAAAAAGAGGTTATATCGTTAGTAAGTGGGCCAGGCATCAACTTGATGTCGGAAATACCATAGAATTCGTCATGAATTTCGAGGAatttcggggcgggtcctgtcaagttaaattcaataattatAGACAATTGGATAATTTTGAAGATTTAGAAAGTGAACTAGAAGAATAGATTCATATGACATTTGATAATttagaaataaatataattgaacATCATTTTGATAGCGTAGTAGGTAAGCTGATAGATGGCATAGATCACTtagatgaagaagaatatttagaaaaatataaaaacttatGA
Above is a window of Prunus persica cultivar Lovell chromosome G2, Prunus_persica_NCBIv2, whole genome shotgun sequence DNA encoding:
- the LOC18787947 gene encoding copper transport protein ATX1, producing MASQTTVLKVGMSCQGCVGAVKRVLGKLEGVESYDIDFDAQKVTVKSNLPPETVLQTVSKTGKKTAYWEAEAPAEPEAKPAEAVAAA